The genomic interval GGCCCGGGTCGCGCCGCTCGCGACAGCGCGGGGGATGCCCGCGGCGACGGTGCCGCGGACGAAGGCGACCGAACCCGCGAAGGCGAGGCGGTCCGCGGCGGCGGCGGCGGCCGCGAGCCGCTCGAAGCGCGGGCCCTTCTCGCGGGTCATGCGGGCGACGCGGTCGGGCTCGGCGGGCTCGCCGGCCTCGGCAAGCAGCGTCTCGAAGGCCTCGCGGTCGTCGAAGCCGATGTACGTCTCGAGGTAGCGGCCGTAGGTCAGCGTCACGCCGAGCTCGCGGGCGACCTCCTCGAAGGCGGCGAAGTGCAGGGGCTCGGAATCGACGAGGACGCCGTCGAAGTCGAAGACGATGGCTCGGAGGTCGGCGGGGTCGGGCATGGGCCGAAGCTAGGCCGCGTCCAGAACGCCCTCGAAGCCGGAGCGGAAGCCGGAGGGTTCGCCGCCGGGGAGGCCGGAGAACCGGGGCTTGGCGCGAAGCCGCGGAAGCGTCGGGACCGCCCCCATCCCGCGCGGCGCAGGCGTCACGGCCGGGCGATGCGCTTCAGTCGGGCGTGCGGCCGGCCGATGGAGCGGGCACCTCCCGGCACGGCCGGCGGAGGCATCCCCGCAACCCGACCGAGAGAAGCATGCCGTCCACCCGCACCAAAGAGATCCTGACCACCGGCGAGGTCGCGAAGATCTGCAGCGTCGCGCCCCGCACCGTCAGCAAGTGGTTCGACAACGGCTCGCTGAAGGGCTACCGGATCCCCGGCTCCAAGGACCGGCGGATCCCGATGGCTCAGCTCGTCCGCTTCATGAAGCAGCACGAGATCCCGCTCGACGGGCTGCAGTCGGGCAACACCCGCGTGCTGTTCGTGGACACCGCCAGCGAGTCGCTGGACGTGCTGGCGAAGGTGCTCAGCGAGCAGGCCCACTACGCGGTGGAGATCACCCACGGCGGCTTCTCCGCCGGCATCACGGCGGAGAAGTTCCGCCCCCACGTGATCCTCGTGGACCTGCACCTGGACACCATCCGCGGCGAGGACGTCGTCAAGCTGGTCCGCTCCACCGACGACCTGCAGATGAGCAAGGTCATCGCGATGAGCTCCAAGCTCACCGACGGGCAGGCGGGGGCGCTGCTCTCGCAGGGCTTCGACGGCTACCTGCGGAAGCCCTTCCACGCCCGCAGCGTCATCGAGCAGATCGAGAAGGCGACCTCCTTCGTCTACTGAAACGCGCCGACCTCCGAGGCGCGAAGCGGAAGAGCCGGCCGGGCCCCGCCCGCCGGCTCTTCGCGTGCGCGGCGGGCCGCTGCGCCGCCGCCTTGGAGCCAGCAGCGGCCTGCTAGGTTGCGGCCATGCCCAGCGGGAACGCCGAACTCCAGGCCGACACGGCCCAACGCCTCGCGGACGCGGGATCCGAGGAGGCCACGGCGGACAGCGAGTTCTACGACCCGATGCCCGCGGGCTACGTCCGCGGCCGTCACCGCTACGTGATGGTTTTCGGCACGGTGATGTCGGGGCTGGGCAAGGGCATCTTCGCCTCCTCCCTGGCGAAGCTGCTGAAAGACAAGGGCCTCACGGTCGCGCCCATCAAGCTCGAGGGGTACCTGAACCTCGACTCCGGGACGCTGTCGCCTTACCGCCACGGCGAGGTGTTCGTGCTCGACGACGGGCTCGAGACCGACATGGACCTGGGCACGTACGAGCGGCTGCTCGACCAGGACCTCACCCGGCAGAACTACGCGACGGCCGGCCGCATCTTCCAGGAGGTTCTCAACAAGGAGCGCGCGGGCGACTACCTCGGCCGCGACGTGCAGATGATCCCCCACGTCACCGGCAGCGTGAAGCACATGCTCCGCTCGCTCGCGGTGGAGACCGGGGCGGACGTCGTCTTCATCGAGGTCGGCGGGACCGTCGGCGACTACGAGAACGCCTTCTACATCGAAGCCCTGCGGCAGCTGGCCTTCGAGGAGGGGCCCAGCTCGGCCTCGATGGTCGCGCTCACCTACGTGATCGAGCCGCCCGCCCTGGGCGAGCAGAAGACCAAGGCGGCTCAGCTGGGCCTCAAGAAGCTGCTCGAGGCGGGCGTTCAGCCGCACATCGTGGCGACACGCTCCGCCGAGCCGCTGACCGATCCGGCCCGCGAGAAGATCGCGATGTTCTCGGGTGTGCCCGTCGCAAACGTCTTCTCGATGCACGACCGCGAGAGCATCTACACGATCCCCGAGGACCTGCACGAGATCGGGCTCGACACCGAGGTTCTCACGAGGCTGCGGCTGCTCGACCGGGTGAGCGTGGAGAAGGAGGAAGCGGCGCGA from Phycisphaera mikurensis NBRC 102666 carries:
- a CDS encoding HAD family hydrolase yields the protein MPDPADLRAIVFDFDGVLVDSEPLHFAAFEEVARELGVTLTYGRYLETYIGFDDREAFETLLAEAGEPAEPDRVARMTREKGPRFERLAAAAAAADRLAFAGSVAFVRGTVAAGIPRAVASGATRADIVLMLGLIGLADAFDVIVSADDVARSKPDPQTFRLAAERIGVAPAACLAIEDTRAGLRSALGAGMRTLGLSQSHDAATLRAAGAERVEPALGGLEPAALLRGFPNGGR
- a CDS encoding response regulator gives rise to the protein MPSTRTKEILTTGEVAKICSVAPRTVSKWFDNGSLKGYRIPGSKDRRIPMAQLVRFMKQHEIPLDGLQSGNTRVLFVDTASESLDVLAKVLSEQAHYAVEITHGGFSAGITAEKFRPHVILVDLHLDTIRGEDVVKLVRSTDDLQMSKVIAMSSKLTDGQAGALLSQGFDGYLRKPFHARSVIEQIEKATSFVY
- a CDS encoding CTP synthase, which codes for MPSGNAELQADTAQRLADAGSEEATADSEFYDPMPAGYVRGRHRYVMVFGTVMSGLGKGIFASSLAKLLKDKGLTVAPIKLEGYLNLDSGTLSPYRHGEVFVLDDGLETDMDLGTYERLLDQDLTRQNYATAGRIFQEVLNKERAGDYLGRDVQMIPHVTGSVKHMLRSLAVETGADVVFIEVGGTVGDYENAFYIEALRQLAFEEGPSSASMVALTYVIEPPALGEQKTKAAQLGLKKLLEAGVQPHIVATRSAEPLTDPAREKIAMFSGVPVANVFSMHDRESIYTIPEDLHEIGLDTEVLTRLRLLDRVSVEKEEAARARWQRFVGKLKGERRFSLKLGLTGKYAALRDAYASVDKAIEHVGARLSCDIDVDWLDTTTFEPDEAAGRLAEMDAVIVPGGFGQRGTESKIGCVRHCRESGTPYLGICLGFQMAVIEHARHVAGLPGAGSSELSPGCEDKVVDILPEQKAIEGLGGNMRLGGQSVLVQPDTLAAFLYRVREQDGGGVKGGGPHEPFTVRERFRHRYEVDPAYIQRLEAAGLVFSGRHPVQPIMQVLELPPAQHPFFLAGQFHPELTSRPLRPQPMFMGLIAAAIRRKHPDAASDPGVARWSRASPARTPA